A section of the Lathamus discolor isolate bLatDis1 chromosome 6, bLatDis1.hap1, whole genome shotgun sequence genome encodes:
- the LOC136017373 gene encoding inverted formin-2-like isoform X1: MAEQQGEKSNQRGKMGLGQATENLLSSMQCPNHLKRLSRRSVQKVNRCIQVCMDLEEENPSADLSLSPTGLTGKLQLCPGDMSPSQQGVSSSSQVESALSALLPQPPAPPPLPPGNKVPLPPLLVPGMNAPSLPPLQPCSNPECNHFTCGYGGQPHPKKMPTLRMKMFHWQKLPSDVVRQSRSMWAVMPSSSKELVEPDYTSLELLFSVPPTPPMEKMGPKIRKVKEITFIGPKKSFLLSIFLKQFKCSNEEIAAMIQKGDSSKLDAEILKQLLKLLPEDHEINSLKSFKEEKTELANADQFYLHLLEVPSYHLRIECMLICEETKIQLECLWPKVQAIRTACETLLTSHRLLVFCQLILKVGNFLNYGHHTGDAGGFKISALLRLTETKANQSHITLLHYILEEIEKNHRDLLQLPKDLDFVSKAAGIHFDAIRAEAGANLKKLLEIEKRLFLSTDDVKMQHAKSVQDSLDASKDLQKEFASIERKKEELADYLCEDRTKLSLEDVFRTMKTFRELFLKALQENQERKGQAAKSEKRKKQLKEDEAKKPKREYGSTFNKK, translated from the exons ATGGCTGAgcaacaaggggaaaaaagcaaccaG AGGGGGAAAATGGGACTGGGGCAAGCCACAGAGAACCTGCTATCAAGCATGCAGTGCCCAAATCACCTCAAAAGACTGTCTAGAAGATCTGTTCAAAAGGTAAACAGGTGCATTCAAGTTTGTATGGACTTGGAAGAGGAGAACCCCAGTGCAGACCTGAGCCTTTCTCCAACTGGCCTtactggaaagctgcagctATGTCCAGGAGACATGTCACCTTCCCAGCAAGGTGTTTCCTCATCTTCCCAAGTAGAATCTGCTCTGTCAGCTCTGCTACCACAGCCGCCAGCCCCTCCACCCTTACCCCCTGGAAATAAAGTGCCTCTTCCACCACTTCTTGTACCTGGCATGAATGCCCCATCactcccacctctccagccatGCAGCAATCCTGAATGCAATCATTTTACTTGTGGCTATGGGGGGCAGCCTCATCCTAAGAAGATGCCAACATTGAGGATGAAGATGTTTCACTGGCAGAAGCTCCCCTCTGATGTGGTGAGAC AAAGCCGCTCCATGTGGGCTGTGATgccaagcagcagcaaggaaCTTGTAGAGCCTGACTACACAAGCTTGGAGCTACTTTTTTCTGTCCCTCCAACACCACCTATGGAGAAAATGGGGCCAAAAATAAGGAAAGTAAAAGAG ATTACATTCATAGGTCCAAAAAAAAGCTTCCTTCTGAGTATATTTCTGAAGCAATTTAAGTG CTCCAATGAAGAGATTGCTGCCATGATTCAGAAAGGGGATAGTTCCAAGTTGGATGCTGAGATACTGAAGCAGCTACTTAAACTGCTGCCTGAAGACCATGAG ATAAATAGCCTGAAGtctttcaaggaagaaaaaacagaattagCCAACGCAGATCAGTTTTATCTCCATCTCTTGGAAGTTCCTAG ctaTCATTTGCGGATTGAATGTATGCTGATTTGTGAGGAAACAAAAATTCAGCTGGAGTGTCTGTGGCCAAAAGTACAAGCCATCAGGACAGCCTGTGAAA CACTTCTTACCAGTCACCGACTGCTAGTTTTCTGCCAATTGATTCTTAAAGTTGGAAACTTTCTGAACTAT GGGCATCACACTGGAGATGCTGGAGGCTTTAAAATTAGTGCCTTGCTCAGactaacagaaacaaaagcaaaccaaagccACATTACTCTGCTTCACTATATTTTGGAG GAGATTGAAAAGAACCACAGAGATCTGTTGCAGCTTCCCAAAGATCTTGACTTTGTTTCCAAGGCAGCAGG AATCCACTTTGATGCTATACGGGCAGAGGCAGGTGCCAATTTGAAGAAACTGCTGGAAATAGAGAAGCGTTTATTTTTGTCGACAGATGATGTAAAAATGCAGCATGCAAAATCTGTTCAA GACAGTCTTGATGCTTCAAAGGACCTGCAGAAGGAATTTGCAAgcattgaaaggaaaaaggaagaacttGCTGATTATCTTTGTGAAGACCGAACAAAATTGTCTTTAGAAGATGTTTTTAGGACAATGAAAACCTTCAGAGAGCTCTTCCTCAAGGCCTTACAG GAAAATCAAGAAAGAAAGGGACAAGCTGCAAAgtctgagaaaaggaaaaaacagcttAAAGAAGATGAGGCAAAGAAGCCAAAGAGAGAGTATGGAAGtacatttaacaaaaaataa
- the LOC136017373 gene encoding inverted formin-2-like isoform X3: MGLGQATENLLSSMQCPNHLKRLSRRSVQKVNRCIQVCMDLEEENPSADLSLSPTGLTGKLQLCPGDMSPSQQGVSSSSQVESALSALLPQPPAPPPLPPGNKVPLPPLLVPGMNAPSLPPLQPCSNPECNHFTCGYGGQPHPKKMPTLRMKMFHWQKLPSDVVRQSRSMWAVMPSSSKELVEPDYTSLELLFSVPPTPPMEKMGPKIRKVKEITFIGPKKSFLLSIFLKQFKCSNEEIAAMIQKGDSSKLDAEILKQLLKLLPEDHEINSLKSFKEEKTELANADQFYLHLLEVPSYHLRIECMLICEETKIQLECLWPKVQAIRTACETLLTSHRLLVFCQLILKVGNFLNYGHHTGDAGGFKISALLRLTETKANQSHITLLHYILEEIEKNHRDLLQLPKDLDFVSKAAGIHFDAIRAEAGANLKKLLEIEKRLFLSTDDVKMQHAKSVQDSLDASKDLQKEFASIERKKEELADYLCEDRTKLSLEDVFRTMKTFRELFLKALQENQERKGQAAKSEKRKKQLKEDEAKKPKREYGSTFNKK, from the exons ATGGGACTGGGGCAAGCCACAGAGAACCTGCTATCAAGCATGCAGTGCCCAAATCACCTCAAAAGACTGTCTAGAAGATCTGTTCAAAAGGTAAACAGGTGCATTCAAGTTTGTATGGACTTGGAAGAGGAGAACCCCAGTGCAGACCTGAGCCTTTCTCCAACTGGCCTtactggaaagctgcagctATGTCCAGGAGACATGTCACCTTCCCAGCAAGGTGTTTCCTCATCTTCCCAAGTAGAATCTGCTCTGTCAGCTCTGCTACCACAGCCGCCAGCCCCTCCACCCTTACCCCCTGGAAATAAAGTGCCTCTTCCACCACTTCTTGTACCTGGCATGAATGCCCCATCactcccacctctccagccatGCAGCAATCCTGAATGCAATCATTTTACTTGTGGCTATGGGGGGCAGCCTCATCCTAAGAAGATGCCAACATTGAGGATGAAGATGTTTCACTGGCAGAAGCTCCCCTCTGATGTGGTGAGAC AAAGCCGCTCCATGTGGGCTGTGATgccaagcagcagcaaggaaCTTGTAGAGCCTGACTACACAAGCTTGGAGCTACTTTTTTCTGTCCCTCCAACACCACCTATGGAGAAAATGGGGCCAAAAATAAGGAAAGTAAAAGAG ATTACATTCATAGGTCCAAAAAAAAGCTTCCTTCTGAGTATATTTCTGAAGCAATTTAAGTG CTCCAATGAAGAGATTGCTGCCATGATTCAGAAAGGGGATAGTTCCAAGTTGGATGCTGAGATACTGAAGCAGCTACTTAAACTGCTGCCTGAAGACCATGAG ATAAATAGCCTGAAGtctttcaaggaagaaaaaacagaattagCCAACGCAGATCAGTTTTATCTCCATCTCTTGGAAGTTCCTAG ctaTCATTTGCGGATTGAATGTATGCTGATTTGTGAGGAAACAAAAATTCAGCTGGAGTGTCTGTGGCCAAAAGTACAAGCCATCAGGACAGCCTGTGAAA CACTTCTTACCAGTCACCGACTGCTAGTTTTCTGCCAATTGATTCTTAAAGTTGGAAACTTTCTGAACTAT GGGCATCACACTGGAGATGCTGGAGGCTTTAAAATTAGTGCCTTGCTCAGactaacagaaacaaaagcaaaccaaagccACATTACTCTGCTTCACTATATTTTGGAG GAGATTGAAAAGAACCACAGAGATCTGTTGCAGCTTCCCAAAGATCTTGACTTTGTTTCCAAGGCAGCAGG AATCCACTTTGATGCTATACGGGCAGAGGCAGGTGCCAATTTGAAGAAACTGCTGGAAATAGAGAAGCGTTTATTTTTGTCGACAGATGATGTAAAAATGCAGCATGCAAAATCTGTTCAA GACAGTCTTGATGCTTCAAAGGACCTGCAGAAGGAATTTGCAAgcattgaaaggaaaaaggaagaacttGCTGATTATCTTTGTGAAGACCGAACAAAATTGTCTTTAGAAGATGTTTTTAGGACAATGAAAACCTTCAGAGAGCTCTTCCTCAAGGCCTTACAG GAAAATCAAGAAAGAAAGGGACAAGCTGCAAAgtctgagaaaaggaaaaaacagcttAAAGAAGATGAGGCAAAGAAGCCAAAGAGAGAGTATGGAAGtacatttaacaaaaaataa
- the LOC136017373 gene encoding inverted formin-2-like isoform X2: MAEQQGEKSNQRGKMGLGQATENLLSSMQCPNHLKRLSRRSVQKVNRCIQVCMDLEEENPSADLSLSPTGLTGKLQLCPGDMSPSQQGVSSSSQVESALSALLPQPPAPPPLPPGNKVPLPPLLVPGMNAPSLPPLQPCSNPECNHFTCGYGGQPHPKKMPTLRMKMFHWQKLPSDVVRQSRSMWAVMPSSSKELVEPDYTSLELLFSVPPTPPMEKMGPKIRKVKEITFIGPKKSFLLSIFLKQFKCSNEEIAAMIQKGDSSKLDAEILKQLLKLLPEDHEINSLKSFKEEKTELANADQFYLHLLEVPSYHLRIECMLICEETKIQLECLWPKVQAIRTACETLLTSHRLLVFCQLILKVGNFLNYGHHTGDAGGFKISALLRLTETKANQSHITLLHYILEEIEKNHRDLLQLPKDLDFVSKAAGIHFDAIRAEAGANLKKLLEIEKRLFLSTDDVKMQHAKSVQDLQKEFASIERKKEELADYLCEDRTKLSLEDVFRTMKTFRELFLKALQENQERKGQAAKSEKRKKQLKEDEAKKPKREYGSTFNKK; the protein is encoded by the exons ATGGCTGAgcaacaaggggaaaaaagcaaccaG AGGGGGAAAATGGGACTGGGGCAAGCCACAGAGAACCTGCTATCAAGCATGCAGTGCCCAAATCACCTCAAAAGACTGTCTAGAAGATCTGTTCAAAAGGTAAACAGGTGCATTCAAGTTTGTATGGACTTGGAAGAGGAGAACCCCAGTGCAGACCTGAGCCTTTCTCCAACTGGCCTtactggaaagctgcagctATGTCCAGGAGACATGTCACCTTCCCAGCAAGGTGTTTCCTCATCTTCCCAAGTAGAATCTGCTCTGTCAGCTCTGCTACCACAGCCGCCAGCCCCTCCACCCTTACCCCCTGGAAATAAAGTGCCTCTTCCACCACTTCTTGTACCTGGCATGAATGCCCCATCactcccacctctccagccatGCAGCAATCCTGAATGCAATCATTTTACTTGTGGCTATGGGGGGCAGCCTCATCCTAAGAAGATGCCAACATTGAGGATGAAGATGTTTCACTGGCAGAAGCTCCCCTCTGATGTGGTGAGAC AAAGCCGCTCCATGTGGGCTGTGATgccaagcagcagcaaggaaCTTGTAGAGCCTGACTACACAAGCTTGGAGCTACTTTTTTCTGTCCCTCCAACACCACCTATGGAGAAAATGGGGCCAAAAATAAGGAAAGTAAAAGAG ATTACATTCATAGGTCCAAAAAAAAGCTTCCTTCTGAGTATATTTCTGAAGCAATTTAAGTG CTCCAATGAAGAGATTGCTGCCATGATTCAGAAAGGGGATAGTTCCAAGTTGGATGCTGAGATACTGAAGCAGCTACTTAAACTGCTGCCTGAAGACCATGAG ATAAATAGCCTGAAGtctttcaaggaagaaaaaacagaattagCCAACGCAGATCAGTTTTATCTCCATCTCTTGGAAGTTCCTAG ctaTCATTTGCGGATTGAATGTATGCTGATTTGTGAGGAAACAAAAATTCAGCTGGAGTGTCTGTGGCCAAAAGTACAAGCCATCAGGACAGCCTGTGAAA CACTTCTTACCAGTCACCGACTGCTAGTTTTCTGCCAATTGATTCTTAAAGTTGGAAACTTTCTGAACTAT GGGCATCACACTGGAGATGCTGGAGGCTTTAAAATTAGTGCCTTGCTCAGactaacagaaacaaaagcaaaccaaagccACATTACTCTGCTTCACTATATTTTGGAG GAGATTGAAAAGAACCACAGAGATCTGTTGCAGCTTCCCAAAGATCTTGACTTTGTTTCCAAGGCAGCAGG AATCCACTTTGATGCTATACGGGCAGAGGCAGGTGCCAATTTGAAGAAACTGCTGGAAATAGAGAAGCGTTTATTTTTGTCGACAGATGATGTAAAAATGCAGCATGCAAAATCTGTTCAA GACCTGCAGAAGGAATTTGCAAgcattgaaaggaaaaaggaagaacttGCTGATTATCTTTGTGAAGACCGAACAAAATTGTCTTTAGAAGATGTTTTTAGGACAATGAAAACCTTCAGAGAGCTCTTCCTCAAGGCCTTACAG GAAAATCAAGAAAGAAAGGGACAAGCTGCAAAgtctgagaaaaggaaaaaacagcttAAAGAAGATGAGGCAAAGAAGCCAAAGAGAGAGTATGGAAGtacatttaacaaaaaataa
- the LOC136017373 gene encoding inverted formin-2-like isoform X5 produces MAEQQGEKSNQRGKMGLGQATENLLSSMQCPNHLKRLSRRSVQKVNRCIQVCMDLEEENPSADLSLSPTGLTGKLQLCPGDMSPSQQGVSSSSQVESALSALLPQPPAPPPLPPGNKVPLPPLLVPGMNAPSLPPLQPCSNPECNHFTCGYGGQPHPKKMPTLRMKMFHWQKLPSDVVRQSRSMWAVMPSSSKELVEPDYTSLELLFSVPPTPPMEKMGPKIRKVKEITFIGPKKSFLLSIFLKQFKCSNEEIAAMIQKGDSSKLDAEILKQLLKLLPEDHEINSLKSFKEEKTELANADQFYLHLLEVPSYHLRIECMLICEETKIQLECLWPKVQAIRTACETLLTSHRLLVFCQLILKVGNFLNYGHHTGDAGGFKISALLRLTETKANQSHITLLHYILEEIEKNHRDLLQLPKDLDFVSKAAGIHFDAIRAEAGANLKKLLEIEKRLFLSTDDVKMQHAKSVQDSLDASKDLQKEFASIERKKEELADYLCEDRTKLSLEDVFRTMKTFRELFLKALQN; encoded by the exons ATGGCTGAgcaacaaggggaaaaaagcaaccaG AGGGGGAAAATGGGACTGGGGCAAGCCACAGAGAACCTGCTATCAAGCATGCAGTGCCCAAATCACCTCAAAAGACTGTCTAGAAGATCTGTTCAAAAGGTAAACAGGTGCATTCAAGTTTGTATGGACTTGGAAGAGGAGAACCCCAGTGCAGACCTGAGCCTTTCTCCAACTGGCCTtactggaaagctgcagctATGTCCAGGAGACATGTCACCTTCCCAGCAAGGTGTTTCCTCATCTTCCCAAGTAGAATCTGCTCTGTCAGCTCTGCTACCACAGCCGCCAGCCCCTCCACCCTTACCCCCTGGAAATAAAGTGCCTCTTCCACCACTTCTTGTACCTGGCATGAATGCCCCATCactcccacctctccagccatGCAGCAATCCTGAATGCAATCATTTTACTTGTGGCTATGGGGGGCAGCCTCATCCTAAGAAGATGCCAACATTGAGGATGAAGATGTTTCACTGGCAGAAGCTCCCCTCTGATGTGGTGAGAC AAAGCCGCTCCATGTGGGCTGTGATgccaagcagcagcaaggaaCTTGTAGAGCCTGACTACACAAGCTTGGAGCTACTTTTTTCTGTCCCTCCAACACCACCTATGGAGAAAATGGGGCCAAAAATAAGGAAAGTAAAAGAG ATTACATTCATAGGTCCAAAAAAAAGCTTCCTTCTGAGTATATTTCTGAAGCAATTTAAGTG CTCCAATGAAGAGATTGCTGCCATGATTCAGAAAGGGGATAGTTCCAAGTTGGATGCTGAGATACTGAAGCAGCTACTTAAACTGCTGCCTGAAGACCATGAG ATAAATAGCCTGAAGtctttcaaggaagaaaaaacagaattagCCAACGCAGATCAGTTTTATCTCCATCTCTTGGAAGTTCCTAG ctaTCATTTGCGGATTGAATGTATGCTGATTTGTGAGGAAACAAAAATTCAGCTGGAGTGTCTGTGGCCAAAAGTACAAGCCATCAGGACAGCCTGTGAAA CACTTCTTACCAGTCACCGACTGCTAGTTTTCTGCCAATTGATTCTTAAAGTTGGAAACTTTCTGAACTAT GGGCATCACACTGGAGATGCTGGAGGCTTTAAAATTAGTGCCTTGCTCAGactaacagaaacaaaagcaaaccaaagccACATTACTCTGCTTCACTATATTTTGGAG GAGATTGAAAAGAACCACAGAGATCTGTTGCAGCTTCCCAAAGATCTTGACTTTGTTTCCAAGGCAGCAGG AATCCACTTTGATGCTATACGGGCAGAGGCAGGTGCCAATTTGAAGAAACTGCTGGAAATAGAGAAGCGTTTATTTTTGTCGACAGATGATGTAAAAATGCAGCATGCAAAATCTGTTCAA GACAGTCTTGATGCTTCAAAGGACCTGCAGAAGGAATTTGCAAgcattgaaaggaaaaaggaagaacttGCTGATTATCTTTGTGAAGACCGAACAAAATTGTCTTTAGAAGATGTTTTTAGGACAATGAAAACCTTCAGAGAGCTCTTCCTCAAGGCCTTACAG AACTAG
- the LOC136017373 gene encoding inverted formin-2-like isoform X4, which translates to MAEQQGEKSNQRGKMGLGQATENLLSSMQCPNHLKRLSRRSVQKVNRCIQVCMDLEEENPSADLSLSPTGLTGKLQLCPGDMSPSQQGVSSSSQVESALSALLPQPPAPPPLPPGNKVPLPPLLVPGMNAPSLPPLQPCSNPECNHFTCGYGGQPHPKKMPTLRMKMFHWQKLPSDVVRQSRSMWAVMPSSSKELVEPDYTSLELLFSVPPTPPMEKMGPKIRKVKEITFIGPKKSFLLSIFLKQFKCSNEEIAAMIQKGDSSKLDAEILKQLLKLLPEDHEINSLKSFKEEKTELANADQFYLHLLEVPSYHLRIECMLICEETKIQLECLWPKVQAIRTACETLLTSHRLLVFCQLILKVGNFLNYGHHTGDAGGFKISALLRLTETKANQSHITLLHYILEEIEKNHRDLLQLPKDLDFVSKAAGIHFDAIRAEAGANLKKLLEIEKRLFLSTDDVKMQHAKSVQDSLDASKDLQKEFASIERKKEELADYLCEDRTKLSLEDVFRTMKTFRELFLKALQVTKTELHK; encoded by the exons ATGGCTGAgcaacaaggggaaaaaagcaaccaG AGGGGGAAAATGGGACTGGGGCAAGCCACAGAGAACCTGCTATCAAGCATGCAGTGCCCAAATCACCTCAAAAGACTGTCTAGAAGATCTGTTCAAAAGGTAAACAGGTGCATTCAAGTTTGTATGGACTTGGAAGAGGAGAACCCCAGTGCAGACCTGAGCCTTTCTCCAACTGGCCTtactggaaagctgcagctATGTCCAGGAGACATGTCACCTTCCCAGCAAGGTGTTTCCTCATCTTCCCAAGTAGAATCTGCTCTGTCAGCTCTGCTACCACAGCCGCCAGCCCCTCCACCCTTACCCCCTGGAAATAAAGTGCCTCTTCCACCACTTCTTGTACCTGGCATGAATGCCCCATCactcccacctctccagccatGCAGCAATCCTGAATGCAATCATTTTACTTGTGGCTATGGGGGGCAGCCTCATCCTAAGAAGATGCCAACATTGAGGATGAAGATGTTTCACTGGCAGAAGCTCCCCTCTGATGTGGTGAGAC AAAGCCGCTCCATGTGGGCTGTGATgccaagcagcagcaaggaaCTTGTAGAGCCTGACTACACAAGCTTGGAGCTACTTTTTTCTGTCCCTCCAACACCACCTATGGAGAAAATGGGGCCAAAAATAAGGAAAGTAAAAGAG ATTACATTCATAGGTCCAAAAAAAAGCTTCCTTCTGAGTATATTTCTGAAGCAATTTAAGTG CTCCAATGAAGAGATTGCTGCCATGATTCAGAAAGGGGATAGTTCCAAGTTGGATGCTGAGATACTGAAGCAGCTACTTAAACTGCTGCCTGAAGACCATGAG ATAAATAGCCTGAAGtctttcaaggaagaaaaaacagaattagCCAACGCAGATCAGTTTTATCTCCATCTCTTGGAAGTTCCTAG ctaTCATTTGCGGATTGAATGTATGCTGATTTGTGAGGAAACAAAAATTCAGCTGGAGTGTCTGTGGCCAAAAGTACAAGCCATCAGGACAGCCTGTGAAA CACTTCTTACCAGTCACCGACTGCTAGTTTTCTGCCAATTGATTCTTAAAGTTGGAAACTTTCTGAACTAT GGGCATCACACTGGAGATGCTGGAGGCTTTAAAATTAGTGCCTTGCTCAGactaacagaaacaaaagcaaaccaaagccACATTACTCTGCTTCACTATATTTTGGAG GAGATTGAAAAGAACCACAGAGATCTGTTGCAGCTTCCCAAAGATCTTGACTTTGTTTCCAAGGCAGCAGG AATCCACTTTGATGCTATACGGGCAGAGGCAGGTGCCAATTTGAAGAAACTGCTGGAAATAGAGAAGCGTTTATTTTTGTCGACAGATGATGTAAAAATGCAGCATGCAAAATCTGTTCAA GACAGTCTTGATGCTTCAAAGGACCTGCAGAAGGAATTTGCAAgcattgaaaggaaaaaggaagaacttGCTGATTATCTTTGTGAAGACCGAACAAAATTGTCTTTAGAAGATGTTTTTAGGACAATGAAAACCTTCAGAGAGCTCTTCCTCAAGGCCTTACAG GTAACAAAAACTGAGCTACACAAATGA
- the LOC136017373 gene encoding inverted formin-2-like isoform X6, protein MAEQQGEKSNQRGKMGLGQATENLLSSMQCPNHLKRLSRRSVQKVNRCIQVCMDLEEENPSADLSLSPTGLTGKLQLCPGDMSPSQQGVSSSSQVESALSALLPQPPAPPPLPPGNKVPLPPLLVPGMNAPSLPPLQPCSNPECNHFTCGYGGQPHPKKMPTLRMKMFHWQKLPSDVVRQSRSMWAVMPSSSKELVEPDYTSLELLFSVPPTPPMEKMGPKIRKVKEITFIGPKKSFLLSIFLKQFKCSNEEIAAMIQKGDSSKLDAEILKQLLKLLPEDHEINSLKSFKEEKTELANADQFYLHLLEVPSYHLRIECMLICEETKIQLECLWPKVQAIRTACETLLTSHRLLVFCQLILKVGNFLNYGHHTGDAGGFKISALLRLTETKANQSHITLLHYILEEIEKNHRDLLQLPKDLDFVSKAAGIHFDAIRAEAGANLKKLLEIEKRLFLSTDDVKMQHAKSVQENQERKGQAAKSEKRKKQLKEDEAKKPKREYGSTFNKK, encoded by the exons ATGGCTGAgcaacaaggggaaaaaagcaaccaG AGGGGGAAAATGGGACTGGGGCAAGCCACAGAGAACCTGCTATCAAGCATGCAGTGCCCAAATCACCTCAAAAGACTGTCTAGAAGATCTGTTCAAAAGGTAAACAGGTGCATTCAAGTTTGTATGGACTTGGAAGAGGAGAACCCCAGTGCAGACCTGAGCCTTTCTCCAACTGGCCTtactggaaagctgcagctATGTCCAGGAGACATGTCACCTTCCCAGCAAGGTGTTTCCTCATCTTCCCAAGTAGAATCTGCTCTGTCAGCTCTGCTACCACAGCCGCCAGCCCCTCCACCCTTACCCCCTGGAAATAAAGTGCCTCTTCCACCACTTCTTGTACCTGGCATGAATGCCCCATCactcccacctctccagccatGCAGCAATCCTGAATGCAATCATTTTACTTGTGGCTATGGGGGGCAGCCTCATCCTAAGAAGATGCCAACATTGAGGATGAAGATGTTTCACTGGCAGAAGCTCCCCTCTGATGTGGTGAGAC AAAGCCGCTCCATGTGGGCTGTGATgccaagcagcagcaaggaaCTTGTAGAGCCTGACTACACAAGCTTGGAGCTACTTTTTTCTGTCCCTCCAACACCACCTATGGAGAAAATGGGGCCAAAAATAAGGAAAGTAAAAGAG ATTACATTCATAGGTCCAAAAAAAAGCTTCCTTCTGAGTATATTTCTGAAGCAATTTAAGTG CTCCAATGAAGAGATTGCTGCCATGATTCAGAAAGGGGATAGTTCCAAGTTGGATGCTGAGATACTGAAGCAGCTACTTAAACTGCTGCCTGAAGACCATGAG ATAAATAGCCTGAAGtctttcaaggaagaaaaaacagaattagCCAACGCAGATCAGTTTTATCTCCATCTCTTGGAAGTTCCTAG ctaTCATTTGCGGATTGAATGTATGCTGATTTGTGAGGAAACAAAAATTCAGCTGGAGTGTCTGTGGCCAAAAGTACAAGCCATCAGGACAGCCTGTGAAA CACTTCTTACCAGTCACCGACTGCTAGTTTTCTGCCAATTGATTCTTAAAGTTGGAAACTTTCTGAACTAT GGGCATCACACTGGAGATGCTGGAGGCTTTAAAATTAGTGCCTTGCTCAGactaacagaaacaaaagcaaaccaaagccACATTACTCTGCTTCACTATATTTTGGAG GAGATTGAAAAGAACCACAGAGATCTGTTGCAGCTTCCCAAAGATCTTGACTTTGTTTCCAAGGCAGCAGG AATCCACTTTGATGCTATACGGGCAGAGGCAGGTGCCAATTTGAAGAAACTGCTGGAAATAGAGAAGCGTTTATTTTTGTCGACAGATGATGTAAAAATGCAGCATGCAAAATCTGTTCAA GAAAATCAAGAAAGAAAGGGACAAGCTGCAAAgtctgagaaaaggaaaaaacagcttAAAGAAGATGAGGCAAAGAAGCCAAAGAGAGAGTATGGAAGtacatttaacaaaaaataa
- the LOC136017373 gene encoding inverted formin-2-like isoform X7, translating to MWAVMPSSSKELVEPDYTSLELLFSVPPTPPMEKMGPKIRKVKEITFIGPKKSFLLSIFLKQFKCSNEEIAAMIQKGDSSKLDAEILKQLLKLLPEDHEINSLKSFKEEKTELANADQFYLHLLEVPSYHLRIECMLICEETKIQLECLWPKVQAIRTACETLLTSHRLLVFCQLILKVGNFLNYGHHTGDAGGFKISALLRLTETKANQSHITLLHYILEEIEKNHRDLLQLPKDLDFVSKAAGIHFDAIRAEAGANLKKLLEIEKRLFLSTDDVKMQHAKSVQDSLDASKDLQKEFASIERKKEELADYLCEDRTKLSLEDVFRTMKTFRELFLKALQENQERKGQAAKSEKRKKQLKEDEAKKPKREYGSTFNKK from the exons ATGTGGGCTGTGATgccaagcagcagcaaggaaCTTGTAGAGCCTGACTACACAAGCTTGGAGCTACTTTTTTCTGTCCCTCCAACACCACCTATGGAGAAAATGGGGCCAAAAATAAGGAAAGTAAAAGAG ATTACATTCATAGGTCCAAAAAAAAGCTTCCTTCTGAGTATATTTCTGAAGCAATTTAAGTG CTCCAATGAAGAGATTGCTGCCATGATTCAGAAAGGGGATAGTTCCAAGTTGGATGCTGAGATACTGAAGCAGCTACTTAAACTGCTGCCTGAAGACCATGAG ATAAATAGCCTGAAGtctttcaaggaagaaaaaacagaattagCCAACGCAGATCAGTTTTATCTCCATCTCTTGGAAGTTCCTAG ctaTCATTTGCGGATTGAATGTATGCTGATTTGTGAGGAAACAAAAATTCAGCTGGAGTGTCTGTGGCCAAAAGTACAAGCCATCAGGACAGCCTGTGAAA CACTTCTTACCAGTCACCGACTGCTAGTTTTCTGCCAATTGATTCTTAAAGTTGGAAACTTTCTGAACTAT GGGCATCACACTGGAGATGCTGGAGGCTTTAAAATTAGTGCCTTGCTCAGactaacagaaacaaaagcaaaccaaagccACATTACTCTGCTTCACTATATTTTGGAG GAGATTGAAAAGAACCACAGAGATCTGTTGCAGCTTCCCAAAGATCTTGACTTTGTTTCCAAGGCAGCAGG AATCCACTTTGATGCTATACGGGCAGAGGCAGGTGCCAATTTGAAGAAACTGCTGGAAATAGAGAAGCGTTTATTTTTGTCGACAGATGATGTAAAAATGCAGCATGCAAAATCTGTTCAA GACAGTCTTGATGCTTCAAAGGACCTGCAGAAGGAATTTGCAAgcattgaaaggaaaaaggaagaacttGCTGATTATCTTTGTGAAGACCGAACAAAATTGTCTTTAGAAGATGTTTTTAGGACAATGAAAACCTTCAGAGAGCTCTTCCTCAAGGCCTTACAG GAAAATCAAGAAAGAAAGGGACAAGCTGCAAAgtctgagaaaaggaaaaaacagcttAAAGAAGATGAGGCAAAGAAGCCAAAGAGAGAGTATGGAAGtacatttaacaaaaaataa